The following are from one region of the Capsicum annuum cultivar UCD-10X-F1 chromosome 1, UCD10Xv1.1, whole genome shotgun sequence genome:
- the LOC107848454 gene encoding B3 domain-containing protein REM10 isoform X8, which produces MKFEVITIFDSTHCEREYAEYLRQEEGKDVEEEHEEEEDGEEEEDEEEEHEEEAHIVEEISKDFEFKGKPKPKIKTSGKAFSNVEAAKHMNLSHSHFICTIRPYCLSAHFLCIPKKFAQENRLHDRKCMMIMRDEQQTWTFSVYTNGNNTCIGSGWHEFCITKCLKEGDCLMFEIVSNGETPIFRFHDLRGSPSLQAEVKKKNLDAERMSDKAITDDRLKTSDVTTPKSQLTNSTGKPRLNIKTSGKALPNVEAGYMDMHLSYSHFICTIRPYSLSKYCLCIPKQFAQENGLNDRKCMIIVRDEQQSWTFGVYTSGKATFIGSGWHEFCITNCLKEGDHLLFEIVSNGETPIFRFHDLRGSPSLQPEVKKKKLDAERRPDKAITDVRLKTSDVTTPESQIAASTSADANPHFISTVQPYTLRFPVLYLPMAFAKSNGFLNKCELILVDEKQRLWSVCLGRIGNTHFGIKRGWPQFRLANGVQVGDTYKFELTNNDTVPIVHFHCKYTGN; this is translated from the exons ATGAAGTTTGAGGTTATCACCATCTTTGATTCAACTCATTGTGAGAGAGAATATGCAGAGTATTTGCGGCAAGAAGAAGGGAAAGATGTAGAAGAAGAACACGAGGAAGAAGAGGACGGCGAAGAGGAAGAAGACGAGGAAGAAGAGCACGAAGAAGAAGCTCATATTGTTGAAGAGATTTCCAAGGATTTTGAATTCAAAG GAAAACCAAAGCCCAAGATCAAGACATCAGGCAAGGCTTTCTCCAATGTAGAAGCTGCTAAGCACATGAATCTCAGTCACTCTCATTTCATTTGTACTATTAGACCATATTGCCTTTCAGCACACTTTCTG TGTATTCCAAAGAAATTTGCACAAGAAAACAGACTCCATGACAGGAAATGTATGATGATTATGAGGGACGAGCAACAGACATGGACGTTTAGTGTGTATACAAATGGCAATAACACTTGCATTGGAAGTGGATGGCATGAATTCTGCATTACGAAGTGCTTAAAGGAAGGAGATTGCTTAATGTTTGAGATAGTTTCCAATGGAGAAACACCGATATTCAGATTTCATG ATTTGAGAGGAAGTCCATCCCTCCAGGctgaagtaaagaagaaaaatttggATGCTGAAAGAATGTCAGATAAAG CAATAACAGATGATAGGCTTAAGACCTCAGACGTGACTACACCGAAATCACAA CTAACAAATTCAACAGGAAAACCAAGGCTCAACATCAAGACATCAGGCAAGGCTTTACCCAATGTAGAAGCTGGTTATATGGACATGCATCTCAGTTACTCTCATTTCATTTGTACTATTAGaccttatagcctttcaaagTATTGTCTG TGTATTCCTAAACAATTTGCACAAGAAAACGGACTCAACGACAGGAAATGTATGATAATTGTAAGGGACGAGCAACAGTCATGGACATTTGGTGTGTACACAAGCGGCAAAGCCACCTTCATTGGAAGTGGTTGGCATGAATTCTGCATTACGAATTGCTTAAAGGAAGGAGATCACTTACTGTTTGAGATAGTTTCCAATGGAGAAACACCTATATTTAGATTTCATG ATTTGAGAGGAAGTCCATCCCTCCAGCctgaagtaaagaagaaaaaattggaTGCTGAAAGAAGGCCGGATAAAG CAATAACAGACGTTAGGCTTAAGACTTCGGACGTGACTACTCCTGAATCACAAATAGCTGCTTCAACATCTGCTGATGCCAACCCTCATTTTATATCTACTGTTCAACCTTACACTCTCAGATTTCCTGTTTTG TATCTTCCAATGGCTTTTGCAAAATCAAATGGCTTTCTGAATAAATGTGAGTTGATTCTCGTGGATGAAAAACAGAGATTATGGTCAGTGTGTCTAGGGAGAATTGGCAATACTCACTTTGGAATTAAAAGGGGATGGCCGCAGTTCAGACTAGCAAATGGTGTTCAAGTAGGAGATACTTACAAGTTTGAACTCACCAACAATGACACAGTACCTATAGTGCATTTCCACT GTAAATATACTGGGAATTAA
- the LOC107848454 gene encoding B3 domain-containing protein REM10 isoform X4: MKIPPRKPHFFKPILPGFKNGINVPIGFLKYLKGHEHIEHALLKRGGKEWLVKVNGRRFEDGWKKFAKEHGLQLGDLLIFRHDGDMKFEVITIFDSTHCEREYAEYLRQEEGKDVEEEHEEEEDGEEEEDEEEEHEEEAHIVEEISKDFEFKGKPKPKIKTSGKAFSNVEAAKHMNLSHSHFICTIRPYCLSAHFLCIPKKFAQENRLHDRKCMMIMRDEQQTWTFSVYTNGNNTCIGSGWHEFCITKCLKEGDCLMFEIVSNGETPIFRFHDLRGSPSLQAEVKKKNLDAERMSDKGKPRLNIKTSGKALPNVEAGYMDMHLSYSHFICTIRPYSLSKYCLCIPKQFAQENGLNDRKCMIIVRDEQQSWTFGVYTSGKATFIGSGWHEFCITNCLKEGDHLLFEIVSNGETPIFRFHDLRGSPSLQPEVKKKKLDAERRPDKAITDVRLKTSDVTTPESQIAASTSADANPHFISTVQPYTLRFPVLYLPMAFAKSNGFLNKCELILVDEKQRLWSVCLGRIGNTHFGIKRGWPQFRLANGVQVGDTYKFELTNNDTVPIVHFHCKYTGN; this comes from the exons ATGAAAATTCCTCCAAGAAAACCTCATTTTTTTAAGCCTATTTTGCCAGGGTTCAAGAATGGAATT AATGTTCCTATAGGTTTCTTGAAGTATTTGAAGGGACATGAACACATTGAACATGCACTACTAAAAAGGGGTGGCAAAGAGTGGCTGGTGAAAGTGAACGGCCGTCGATTTGAAGATGGCTGGAAAAAGTTCGCTAAGGAGCATGGTTTGCAGTTAGGAGATTTGTTGATTTTTAGACATGACGGAGACATGAAGTTTGAGGTTATCACCATCTTTGATTCAACTCATTGTGAGAGAGAATATGCAGAGTATTTGCGGCAAGAAGAAGGGAAAGATGTAGAAGAAGAACACGAGGAAGAAGAGGACGGCGAAGAGGAAGAAGACGAGGAAGAAGAGCACGAAGAAGAAGCTCATATTGTTGAAGAGATTTCCAAGGATTTTGAATTCAAAG GAAAACCAAAGCCCAAGATCAAGACATCAGGCAAGGCTTTCTCCAATGTAGAAGCTGCTAAGCACATGAATCTCAGTCACTCTCATTTCATTTGTACTATTAGACCATATTGCCTTTCAGCACACTTTCTG TGTATTCCAAAGAAATTTGCACAAGAAAACAGACTCCATGACAGGAAATGTATGATGATTATGAGGGACGAGCAACAGACATGGACGTTTAGTGTGTATACAAATGGCAATAACACTTGCATTGGAAGTGGATGGCATGAATTCTGCATTACGAAGTGCTTAAAGGAAGGAGATTGCTTAATGTTTGAGATAGTTTCCAATGGAGAAACACCGATATTCAGATTTCATG ATTTGAGAGGAAGTCCATCCCTCCAGGctgaagtaaagaagaaaaatttggATGCTGAAAGAATGTCAGATAAAG GAAAACCAAGGCTCAACATCAAGACATCAGGCAAGGCTTTACCCAATGTAGAAGCTGGTTATATGGACATGCATCTCAGTTACTCTCATTTCATTTGTACTATTAGaccttatagcctttcaaagTATTGTCTG TGTATTCCTAAACAATTTGCACAAGAAAACGGACTCAACGACAGGAAATGTATGATAATTGTAAGGGACGAGCAACAGTCATGGACATTTGGTGTGTACACAAGCGGCAAAGCCACCTTCATTGGAAGTGGTTGGCATGAATTCTGCATTACGAATTGCTTAAAGGAAGGAGATCACTTACTGTTTGAGATAGTTTCCAATGGAGAAACACCTATATTTAGATTTCATG ATTTGAGAGGAAGTCCATCCCTCCAGCctgaagtaaagaagaaaaaattggaTGCTGAAAGAAGGCCGGATAAAG CAATAACAGACGTTAGGCTTAAGACTTCGGACGTGACTACTCCTGAATCACAAATAGCTGCTTCAACATCTGCTGATGCCAACCCTCATTTTATATCTACTGTTCAACCTTACACTCTCAGATTTCCTGTTTTG TATCTTCCAATGGCTTTTGCAAAATCAAATGGCTTTCTGAATAAATGTGAGTTGATTCTCGTGGATGAAAAACAGAGATTATGGTCAGTGTGTCTAGGGAGAATTGGCAATACTCACTTTGGAATTAAAAGGGGATGGCCGCAGTTCAGACTAGCAAATGGTGTTCAAGTAGGAGATACTTACAAGTTTGAACTCACCAACAATGACACAGTACCTATAGTGCATTTCCACT GTAAATATACTGGGAATTAA